The Ornithodoros turicata isolate Travis chromosome 7, ASM3712646v1, whole genome shotgun sequence genome includes a region encoding these proteins:
- the LOC135400231 gene encoding procathepsin L-like, whose amino-acid sequence MSFRVLALSAVLCCVLARTVPRPQLDEHWEIYKDIHNKKYVPEEEHVRRLIWEENLDFIQRHNLEYDLGLRTHTVAVNSFADLTSEEYRQLYLGYRPNQGKKTALGVHNEASLYDIPDEVDWRKEGYVTPVKNQGKCRSSWAFATTGSLEGQHFRKTGKLVSLSEQNLVDCDTRSFGCNGGTQFSAYLYIQSNGGIDTEESYPYTARNGSCNYDPSHVGATAVGFYVVESGSEDGLKRAVARAGPVSVRIDASHDSFKFYKSGVYNEPACSSEDLHHGALVVGYGTGSDGDYWIVKNSWGEQWGEKGYILMSRNKDNQCGIASEASYPLV is encoded by the exons ATGTCTTTTCGGGTTCTTGCACTCTCTGCGGTTCTTTGCTGTGTCCTGGCACGGACAGTGCCCAGGCCGCAGTTAGACGAACACTGGGAAATCTACAAGGACATCCACAACAAGAAATATGTACCAGAAGAAGAACACGTCCGAAGACTCATCTGGGAAGAAAACTTGGACTTCATCCAGAGGCACAACCTAGAGTATGACCTGGGGCTTCGGACGCACACGGTGGCAGTCAACAGTTTTGCTGATTTG ACATCGGAGGAGTACCGCCAgctttacctcggctaccgtcCGAACCAGGGAAAGAAGACTGCACTGGGTGTACACAACGAAGCTTCTTTGTACGATATTCCGGACGAGGTCGACTGGCGTAAAGAAGGCTATGTCACTCCCGTGAAAAATCAG GGTAAGTGTCGTTCCTCTTGGGCATTCGCAACGACTGGAAGTCTCGAAGGGCAGCATTTCCGGAAGACGGGCAAGCTAGTCTCCCTCAGCGAGCAGAACCTGGTGGATTGTGATACACGATCATTCGGCTGCAACGGAGGAACCCAGTTCAGCGCATATCTGTACATTCAATCTAATGGTGGAATCGACACGGAAGAGTCATATCCGTACACGGCTCGTAACGGAAGTTGCAACTACGACCCAAGCCATGTCGGAGCTACTGCTGTAGGTTTTTATGTCGTCGAATCGGGCAGCGAAGATGGTCTAAAAAGGGCCGTGGCCAGAGCGGGGCCAGTCTCTGTACGTATCGATGCCAGTCATGACTCCTTCAAATTCTACAA AAGCGGCGTTTACAACGAACCTGCCTGCAGCTCTGAAGATCTCCACCATGGGGCCCTTGTGGTTGGCTACGGCACAGGGAGTGATGGCGACTACTGGATAGTCAAGAACAG CTGGGGAGAACAATGGGGAGAAAAAGGCTACATTCTCATGAGCAGAAACAAGGACAACCAATGCGGCATCGCAAGCGAAGCATCTTACCCCCTTGTTTAG